One Chloroflexota bacterium genomic region harbors:
- a CDS encoding DUF1697 domain-containing protein codes for MTTQETQETTWLALLRGINVGGRNVIRMAQLRECFESEGFRDVVTYIQSGNVVFRSAYCGPGALTARIEEMLAAEFDYGARVALRSRDQMRTVVEGSPPGFGTQPDAYRYDVLFLMPLLTPNDAMEHVSVRPGVDEAWVGEGVLYFSRLIAKASRSHLSRIASMPVYQSMTIRNWRTTTRLLQLMEVD; via the coding sequence ATGACCACGCAAGAAACCCAGGAGACGACTTGGCTGGCGCTCCTCCGCGGAATCAATGTGGGCGGAAGGAACGTGATCCGGATGGCCCAGTTGCGGGAGTGCTTCGAGTCGGAAGGCTTCCGCGACGTCGTGACATACATCCAGAGCGGAAACGTGGTTTTCCGTTCGGCTTATTGCGGGCCTGGAGCGCTGACGGCCCGGATCGAGGAGATGCTGGCGGCGGAGTTCGACTACGGGGCCAGGGTCGCGTTGCGGTCCCGCGACCAGATGCGGACGGTAGTCGAAGGGTCGCCGCCGGGGTTCGGCACTCAGCCGGATGCCTACCGCTACGACGTCCTATTCCTGATGCCTCTCCTGACACCGAACGACGCCATGGAGCATGTCAGCGTCAGACCGGGCGTCGACGAAGCCTGGGTGGGCGAGGGCGTTCTCTACTTCTCGCGACTCATTGCCAAGGCATCCCGGAGCCACCTCAGCCGAATCGCCTCGATGCCGGTTTACCAGAGCATGACGATTCGCAACTGGAGGACGACGACCCGACTGCTACAACTCATGGAGGTCGATTAG
- a CDS encoding glycoside hydrolase family 3 protein — protein sequence MKPEATSRLAAIPLEIGRTGQSVLRRKRRGQGDVPSDVCWRDRLYLVFLFAAALAILAGCGSQGERERPSLEDAVGQMLVIGLPGERLNEETSAWLDEISPGGVILFDFDLPSGGAKPRNISSPGQLRALIADLQAKAPIPYFVAIDAEGGLVNRLKPEYGFVVDLPSHQTLGAGSPQATLAAAAGMAAQLSQLGINWNLAPVVDVNVYPESPAIGALGRSFSDDPDSVSAHAAAFAEAHAAAGVIATLKHFPGHGSAVGDTHLGVTDVTDSYVRDMELAPYRALIEDGHAGVVMTAHIVNRELDSQGRPATLSAPIVTGILRDELGFDGVVLSDDMQMGAIVEQYSIERAAVEAIKAGVDVILIANQLSDDPTDPIRVKRAILDAVTNGEISEDRIYESLARVLALKHGYGIYDPQAFGGNRVPWKC from the coding sequence ATGAAACCGGAAGCGACAAGTCGCCTCGCCGCAATTCCGTTGGAAATCGGGCGAACCGGTCAGAGCGTCCTGCGCCGTAAACGTCGTGGCCAGGGAGATGTCCCGAGCGATGTGTGCTGGCGGGATCGTTTGTATTTGGTTTTTCTGTTCGCCGCCGCCCTGGCGATCTTGGCCGGCTGCGGCTCCCAGGGCGAGAGGGAACGGCCTTCGCTGGAGGACGCGGTGGGCCAGATGCTGGTTATCGGATTGCCCGGGGAACGCTTGAACGAGGAGACTTCCGCCTGGCTCGATGAGATTTCGCCGGGAGGCGTGATTCTCTTTGATTTCGACCTGCCTTCGGGGGGTGCCAAGCCGCGGAATATCAGTTCACCGGGTCAGCTGCGCGCATTGATCGCCGATCTGCAGGCGAAAGCCCCTATCCCCTATTTCGTTGCCATTGACGCCGAGGGCGGGCTCGTCAACCGGCTAAAGCCTGAATACGGATTCGTGGTCGATTTGCCAAGCCACCAGACGCTCGGCGCCGGCAGCCCCCAAGCGACGCTGGCGGCGGCTGCCGGGATGGCTGCGCAATTGAGCCAGTTGGGCATCAATTGGAACCTCGCCCCGGTCGTTGATGTGAACGTTTATCCCGAAAGCCCGGCGATCGGAGCCCTGGGCCGATCGTTCAGCGACGATCCGGATTCCGTGTCCGCGCACGCGGCCGCGTTTGCCGAAGCGCACGCCGCCGCCGGCGTCATCGCCACTTTGAAACACTTCCCCGGACATGGCAGCGCCGTTGGCGATACGCACCTGGGGGTAACCGACGTAACCGACAGCTACGTGCGCGACATGGAGCTGGCGCCGTACCGCGCCCTGATCGAAGATGGCCACGCGGGCGTGGTCATGACCGCCCATATCGTCAACCGCGAGCTTGATTCCCAGGGTCGCCCGGCCACCCTTTCGGCGCCGATTGTGACCGGCATATTGCGCGACGAGCTGGGCTTCGACGGCGTCGTCCTGTCCGACGACATGCAAATGGGGGCGATCGTCGAGCAGTACAGCATCGAACGTGCCGCGGTCGAGGCGATCAAGGCCGGCGTAGACGTCATCCTCATCGCCAACCAACTTTCCGACGATCCCACCGACCCGATCCGGGTCAAACGGGCAATCCTCGATGCGGTGACCAACGGGGAAATCTCGGAAGACCGCATTTACGAGTCGCTCGCCCGCGTGCTGGCGCTCAAGCACGGTTACGGCATCTACGACCCGCAGGCGTTTGGCGGTAACCGCGTTCCCTGGAAATGCTAG
- a CDS encoding biotin transporter BioY → MISKPSLFVGARPLVVRVLPVGGLLRDVVAIVAASILLAACAQIAIPLPFTPVPITGQTFAVLLIGATLGSTRGAAAIILYLIEGAAGLPFFAPTGGMFTYGYLAGFVPAAFVAGWLCERGWDRDFRLSLIALLIANAVIYAVGLPWLASAYALLWSGFDVSTSTPQFWQDVFASGQLGFLRGDAAATAVTTGLLPFIPGDLLKAILAAAILPGASTLVAKWRSEDHLTQFLGGRGR, encoded by the coding sequence ATGATCTCCAAGCCAAGCCTGTTCGTTGGTGCTCGACCGCTGGTCGTGCGTGTGCTTCCGGTTGGCGGATTGCTGCGCGACGTGGTAGCCATCGTTGCGGCATCGATCCTGCTGGCCGCCTGCGCGCAGATTGCAATTCCATTGCCGTTCACACCAGTGCCGATCACCGGGCAAACGTTCGCGGTCCTGTTGATCGGGGCCACGCTAGGTTCAACCCGCGGCGCGGCGGCAATCATTCTCTACCTGATTGAAGGGGCCGCCGGATTGCCCTTCTTTGCGCCCACCGGCGGAATGTTCACGTACGGGTACCTTGCCGGATTCGTGCCCGCCGCTTTCGTGGCCGGTTGGTTGTGTGAACGTGGTTGGGACCGCGACTTTCGCCTGTCGCTGATCGCGCTTTTGATCGCCAATGCGGTCATATACGCGGTGGGTTTGCCCTGGCTGGCGTCGGCGTACGCATTGCTTTGGTCCGGGTTTGATGTTTCCACCTCGACGCCGCAGTTCTGGCAGGACGTGTTCGCCAGTGGCCAATTGGGCTTCCTGCGCGGGGACGCCGCCGCCACGGCGGTGACGACCGGACTACTGCCGTTTATTCCCGGAGATCTCCTGAAAGCGATACTGGCGGCCGCGATACTGCCTGGAGCATCAACGCTGGTGGCCAAATGGCGCAGTGAGGACCATCTCACTCAATTCCTCGGCGGGCGCGGTCGGTAA
- a CDS encoding acetyl-CoA carboxylase, biotin carboxyl carrier protein: protein MSPTNRGTWSFRTSFPIPSGSVATTSRWSSAGLSQHPTARVRPMSQMKLLLEDLLEKIQGTKISEIEVTLGDLTLGVKRRSSAAANPPAAAAVPETSVAPSNTVSVDSPIAGVFYASPSPTEPAYVNVGDHINAGQVVGLVEAMKVFNEVLSAHAGSVVSVVDTGTEVQKGAALVEIDPD from the coding sequence ATGTCCCCAACGAACCGCGGGACCTGGAGTTTTCGCACTTCATTTCCAATTCCTTCGGGTTCGGTGGCCACAACGTCTCGCTGGTCATCAGCCGGGCTTAGTCAGCACCCGACCGCCCGAGTCCGACCCATGTCGCAGATGAAGCTGTTGCTGGAGGACCTGCTGGAGAAGATCCAGGGAACGAAGATCTCGGAAATCGAGGTCACCCTCGGCGACCTGACGCTGGGCGTCAAACGGCGGTCGTCCGCGGCGGCAAATCCGCCTGCGGCCGCGGCGGTCCCTGAGACCTCGGTCGCGCCGAGCAACACCGTAAGCGTCGATTCACCAATAGCCGGCGTGTTCTACGCCTCGCCTTCGCCGACCGAACCGGCGTACGTGAACGTTGGGGATCACATAAACGCCGGCCAAGTCGTCGGACTGGTGGAAGCCATGAAGGTGTTCAACGAGGTTTTGTCCGCTCATGCGGGATCCGTCGTTAGCGTTGTAGATACCGGCACCGAGGTCCAAAAAGGCGCGGCGCTGGTTGAAATCGATCCTGATTGA
- the fabF gene encoding beta-ketoacyl-ACP synthase II, whose product MGQPIAITGIGLVTPLGNDPDTLMGNLMSGKCAIGRIDYFDPSPYSCQLAAQVRDFDAREVMGRDYRRTDQFVHFAVGAARSAIADSGLELDGNDELRESTGVFVGSGIGGIATLFAQTKVHEDRGTRRVTPFLVPMMIANMAAGQIAIDLGLKGPNMAHVTACATSANSIGEAVRALAAGSCDVILAGGSEAAITPIGLSGFTQGRAMSTHFNDCPHRSSRPFDGLRDGFVAAEGAGVLVLETMEHAQGRGARIYATVDGYGASADAFHITAPPEDGEGAALSMKRALKDAKLNPEDIGYINAHGTSTPIGDLAETRAIHQVFGKHARSLVVNSTKSMIGHMIGAAGVVEAAVGVLSMRAGAVHATINQEEPDPECDLDYVPNEPRDLEFSHFISNSFGFGGHNVSLVISRA is encoded by the coding sequence TTGGGCCAACCAATCGCGATCACCGGCATCGGCCTGGTGACCCCCTTGGGCAACGACCCGGACACGTTGATGGGCAATTTGATGTCGGGGAAGTGCGCAATTGGCCGGATCGATTATTTTGACCCTTCGCCCTACTCCTGCCAGTTGGCCGCGCAGGTGCGGGACTTTGATGCCAGGGAAGTAATGGGGCGCGATTACCGGCGCACCGACCAGTTCGTGCATTTCGCGGTCGGCGCGGCCAGGTCTGCGATAGCCGATTCCGGCCTGGAATTGGATGGCAACGACGAGCTCCGCGAGTCGACTGGCGTATTTGTCGGATCCGGCATTGGCGGGATCGCAACCTTATTTGCGCAGACGAAGGTGCACGAGGATCGCGGCACCAGGCGAGTGACGCCGTTTCTAGTGCCGATGATGATCGCCAACATGGCCGCCGGGCAGATCGCGATCGATCTTGGCCTTAAAGGCCCCAACATGGCCCATGTGACCGCCTGCGCGACGTCGGCTAATTCGATTGGCGAAGCCGTTCGCGCATTGGCCGCAGGTTCCTGTGACGTGATCCTGGCGGGTGGCAGCGAAGCGGCGATAACCCCCATCGGACTGTCCGGCTTCACGCAAGGCCGCGCGATGTCCACGCACTTCAACGATTGCCCGCATCGATCCTCGCGTCCATTTGATGGATTGCGCGATGGATTCGTGGCGGCCGAGGGCGCCGGGGTTCTGGTGCTTGAGACCATGGAGCACGCGCAGGGGCGCGGCGCGCGCATCTACGCCACAGTCGATGGCTATGGAGCTTCGGCCGACGCATTCCACATTACCGCTCCACCTGAAGACGGCGAGGGGGCCGCGCTTTCCATGAAACGCGCCCTCAAGGATGCCAAGCTTAACCCCGAAGACATCGGCTACATCAACGCGCACGGAACATCGACCCCGATAGGGGATTTGGCCGAAACCCGCGCCATCCATCAGGTCTTCGGCAAGCACGCCCGATCGTTGGTAGTCAATTCGACCAAATCGATGATTGGCCACATGATTGGCGCGGCCGGGGTGGTCGAGGCGGCCGTTGGCGTCCTGTCAATGCGCGCCGGGGCCGTCCACGCCACCATCAACCAGGAAGAGCCCGACCCGGAATGCGACCTCGACTATGTCCCCAACGAACCGCGGGACCTGGAGTTTTCGCACTTCATTTCCAATTCCTTCGGGTTCGGTGGCCACAACGTCTCGCTGGTCATCAGCCGGGCTTAG
- a CDS encoding MFS transporter encodes MPPKRITSRTGAVVLFLAIAFLDELVDGVVSAAWPHIRTDLNLSYLQIGVVLSVPGLASVCIEPVIGILGDVGHRRRIVIAGGIFYAISLVLFAVSQGFSILLIAWLIFYPASGAFVSLSQASLMDFDLKRRAQNMARWNFAGSLGNVAGPLALAVLVAIAVGWRGAVLGCALIAVLALAGAFRLPTRMFRPNPADDAPSIRQAAISAFAALRQFDVARWQVLLQASDLMLDLFKSFLTLYMVDVAGVTETSAAFVLAVWIGARLIGDLILIPLLERVRPLRFLRVSVVVVLLIYPAFLLAPTLPIKLLMVSILGFATAGWYPILQSRAYASLPERSGTVVALGNLFGFVAAILPLGLALLAENWGLGFSMWLLLIGPVAVGIGTVFRPSRNPKA; translated from the coding sequence ATGCCACCTAAGCGAATCACCTCCCGCACCGGAGCGGTCGTCTTATTCCTTGCTATCGCATTTCTCGACGAGCTCGTAGACGGCGTGGTAAGCGCGGCGTGGCCGCATATCAGAACCGATCTGAATCTGAGCTATCTCCAAATCGGCGTGGTATTGAGCGTCCCGGGATTGGCATCGGTCTGCATCGAGCCAGTGATCGGGATCTTGGGCGACGTGGGTCACCGCAGACGGATTGTTATTGCCGGCGGCATCTTTTACGCAATTTCACTGGTGCTTTTCGCCGTAAGCCAGGGGTTTTCAATTCTTCTGATTGCCTGGCTCATCTTCTACCCCGCCTCAGGAGCGTTCGTCAGTCTCTCGCAAGCATCCTTAATGGATTTCGACCTGAAGCGACGTGCTCAAAACATGGCCAGGTGGAATTTCGCAGGTTCATTGGGGAATGTTGCCGGGCCGCTCGCGCTCGCGGTACTGGTTGCCATCGCAGTCGGCTGGCGCGGTGCGGTACTGGGTTGCGCTCTGATTGCGGTACTGGCGCTTGCCGGCGCATTTCGCTTGCCGACGCGCATGTTCCGCCCCAATCCGGCGGACGACGCGCCGTCGATCAGACAAGCGGCGATTTCCGCGTTCGCCGCCCTTCGGCAATTCGATGTCGCCAGATGGCAGGTGCTGCTTCAGGCATCTGATCTGATGCTCGATCTGTTCAAGAGCTTCCTGACGCTTTACATGGTCGATGTCGCCGGAGTAACCGAAACAAGCGCAGCCTTTGTGTTGGCGGTTTGGATCGGAGCCAGATTGATCGGGGATTTGATCCTCATCCCGCTGCTGGAACGAGTTCGTCCATTGCGCTTTTTGCGGGTTAGTGTCGTGGTCGTCCTGTTGATTTACCCGGCGTTTCTATTGGCCCCGACATTGCCCATCAAATTGCTGATGGTCAGCATACTTGGATTCGCTACAGCGGGTTGGTACCCGATCCTGCAATCACGGGCCTACGCATCGCTGCCGGAGCGCAGCGGCACCGTTGTCGCGTTGGGAAACCTGTTCGGGTTTGTGGCCGCAATTCTGCCCCTTGGATTGGCGCTTTTGGCGGAGAACTGGGGGCTGGGTTTTTCGATGTGGCTGTTGCTGATTGGACCGGTCGCAGTCGGCATTGGCACGGTTTTTCGCCCATCCCGAAACCCCAAAGCGTAA
- a CDS encoding molybdenum cofactor biosynthesis protein MoaE has translation MGCRQLSNKETTIHVALRTGGLDSAAIEQLVESPSNGAQCVFRGVVRRDSDLNPVESLEYDAYSEMAARQLQEMAKDASKKWPGARIALEHRLGSVPLGEPSVIIAVGTPHRAEAFDCCRFLIEELKHRVPIWKKEIGASGARWVEDNRAPVGQSE, from the coding sequence ATCGGATGCCGGCAATTGAGTAATAAGGAAACGACTATTCACGTCGCATTGCGCACCGGTGGGCTCGATAGCGCCGCGATTGAACAATTAGTCGAAAGCCCCTCCAATGGGGCCCAATGCGTGTTCAGGGGTGTTGTACGACGTGACTCTGATCTGAACCCGGTCGAATCGCTTGAATACGACGCGTATTCCGAAATGGCGGCCCGACAACTCCAGGAAATGGCCAAGGACGCCAGCAAAAAGTGGCCCGGCGCGCGGATCGCGTTGGAGCACCGGTTGGGATCGGTCCCGCTCGGTGAACCAAGCGTCATAATCGCGGTCGGAACCCCCCACAGGGCCGAGGCATTCGACTGTTGCCGATTCCTGATCGAGGAACTAAAACACCGCGTGCCGATCTGGAAAAAGGAGATCGGGGCATCGGGCGCGCGTTGGGTCGAAGACAACCGTGCCCCGGTGGGTCAGTCCGAATAA
- a CDS encoding NADH-quinone oxidoreductase subunit N — protein MPYEWSEIGQIGPEMILVAVASTTPLMWVFSKRDNRWAYLALTLVGAVFAAGILVGQWPQESESILSGQLVIDQFSVFLRLVLVAVAAAAVVLGLGNLPKVRFGAYAAILLFSTTGMMLLVGANDLVVMFVALELMSIPIYALVAITRWRQRSTEGAIKYFTMGALSTAVTAYGVGWLYGVTGETSFAEIGSVFAQRDIGPPEFLAIGLIVAALSFKIALVPFHAWTPDAYDGAPTAVTAFISVAPKIAALGLLLRLLAVSFEPYAVDLEILLGVLAAITIVAGNLIAVAQTNVKRMLAYSSIAHSGYMLAGLVATQSQVGGGLTYAGTHTLLYYAVAYALMNTGAFAVVMLVERYRSAVDLEAYRGLGRSSPALALAMAVFMLSLIGVPPTAGFFGKLLIIDVLINGGAAWLAILLVLAAVVSAFYYLRVVVNMYMRASDPDASRVETPDAVGAVLATTAIGTIAIGIWSGVLLDLANSGAVLAGV, from the coding sequence ATGCCATACGAATGGTCTGAAATCGGCCAGATCGGTCCGGAGATGATCCTGGTCGCCGTGGCAAGCACCACACCATTGATGTGGGTGTTTTCGAAACGCGACAACCGTTGGGCCTACTTGGCGCTCACGTTGGTCGGCGCGGTTTTTGCCGCCGGGATCCTGGTCGGCCAGTGGCCTCAAGAGTCCGAATCGATCCTGTCCGGACAACTGGTAATTGACCAGTTTTCCGTTTTCCTGCGTCTTGTGCTCGTTGCAGTTGCGGCCGCGGCGGTGGTGCTCGGTCTGGGCAATCTTCCGAAAGTGCGATTCGGGGCTTACGCTGCCATCCTTCTCTTCTCCACGACCGGCATGATGCTGCTGGTAGGGGCGAACGACCTGGTCGTCATGTTCGTGGCCCTGGAGTTGATGTCGATCCCGATCTACGCCCTGGTTGCGATCACCCGCTGGCGGCAACGATCCACCGAGGGGGCCATCAAATACTTCACGATGGGCGCGCTCTCGACGGCAGTGACCGCCTACGGTGTCGGCTGGCTTTACGGGGTGACTGGCGAGACTTCGTTCGCGGAAATCGGGTCGGTGTTCGCACAACGAGATATCGGCCCGCCGGAATTCCTGGCGATCGGCCTGATTGTCGCGGCACTTTCGTTCAAGATCGCGTTGGTACCGTTCCACGCCTGGACACCGGATGCTTATGACGGCGCCCCGACCGCAGTTACCGCGTTTATTTCAGTCGCTCCTAAGATTGCCGCATTAGGCCTCTTATTGCGTCTCCTGGCAGTCTCATTTGAGCCGTATGCGGTTGACCTTGAGATTCTGTTGGGAGTATTGGCCGCAATCACGATCGTTGCGGGGAATCTAATCGCGGTCGCCCAGACTAACGTGAAGCGCATGCTTGCTTATTCGAGCATCGCTCACTCGGGTTACATGCTCGCCGGACTGGTTGCCACGCAATCCCAGGTAGGCGGTGGCCTCACTTACGCCGGTACGCATACCTTGTTGTATTACGCGGTGGCCTACGCGCTTATGAACACGGGCGCGTTTGCGGTCGTGATGCTGGTTGAACGGTACCGTTCGGCGGTTGACCTGGAAGCTTACCGTGGCCTGGGTCGCAGCTCTCCTGCACTTGCGCTCGCGATGGCCGTGTTCATGCTGTCACTTATTGGCGTTCCGCCCACAGCTGGATTCTTCGGCAAGCTCCTGATCATTGATGTATTGATCAATGGGGGCGCAGCTTGGTTGGCGATATTGCTGGTGCTGGCAGCCGTGGTCTCGGCTTTTTACTACCTAAGGGTGGTGGTGAACATGTATATGCGTGCGTCGGATCCGGACGCAAGCAGAGTCGAGACTCCAGATGCGGTAGGCGCCGTCCTTGCAACGACGGCAATAGGAACGATCGCAATTGGGATTTGGTCGGGAGTTTTGCTCGACTTGGCAAATTCCGGCGCGGTACTTGCCGGCGTTTAG